Proteins from a genomic interval of Phocoena phocoena chromosome 20, mPhoPho1.1, whole genome shotgun sequence:
- the LOC136141298 gene encoding interferon lambda-4-like, which yields MGPSGAAAVAVGLWVLVTVGVAADPEVVEPPRRFLSHYRSLDPRALLAIKALRDRYEEETMSWRPRNCSFRRRRDPPRPSSRALLRQVARGLADAQDVLSSLPSPELFPGVGPTLELLAAAGRDVAACLELVRPGSRRKSLRRPRRRPQTRTADSPRCHEATVIFNLLRLLAWDLRLVAHSGPCL from the exons ATGGGGCCGAGTGGCGCAGCCGCGGTGGCCGTGGGGCTGTGGGTCTTGGTGACGGTGGGCGTGGCAGCGGACCCCGAAGTGGTGGAGCCTCCGCGCCGCTTCCTCTCACACTACCGCTCCCTGGACCCCCGGGCGCTGCTGGCCATCAAGGCACTGAGGGACCGCTAT GAAGAAGAGACGATGAGCTGGAGGCCGCGCAACTGCTCGTTCCGCCGGAGGAGGGACCCTCCGCGGCCCTCC TCCCGTGCGCTGCTCCGCCAGGTGGCCCGCGGCCTCGCCGACGCCCAGGACGTGCTGAGCAGCCTGCCGAGCCCCGAGCTGTTCCCCGGCGTCGGCCCGACCCTGGAGCTGCTGGCGGCCGCGGGGCGGGACGTGGCGGCCTGC CTCGAGCTGGTCCGGCCAGGCTCCCGGAGGAAGTCCCTGCGGCGGCCCAGGAGGCGTCCCCAAACTCGCACAGCT GACTCGCCTCGGTGCCACGAAGCCACCGTCATCTTCAACCTCCTGCGCCTGCTCGCGTGGGACCTGCGGCTGGTGGCGCACTCGGGTCCTTGTCTGTGA
- the LOC136140241 gene encoding interferon lambda-3-like, giving the protein MRCPKIFQGPGRQEKTGVRVRLEPPPSPPRRPPSPHLLSFLNTDVAPGCTLVLVLMTVAPSRTGAVPVPSPLGALPGARGCHMAQFKSLSPQALQAFKRAKDAFEESLLQKDWNCSSRLFPRTRDLRQLQVWERPVALEAELALTLNVLEATANSSPDHILDQPLHTLHHIHSKLQACVPARPTAGPRPRGRLHHWLHRLQEAPKKESRDCLEASVMFNLFRLLTRDLKCVASGDQCV; this is encoded by the exons ATGCGTTGCCCTAAGATCTTCCAGGGCCCGGGCCGGCAGGAAAAGACTGGAGTCCGTGTCCGCCTTG agcctcccccctccccgccgcgacgccctccctcccctcaccttcTGTCCTTCCTTAACACAGACGTGGCCCCCGGCTGCACGCTGGTGCTGGTGCTGATGACTGTGGCGCCGAGCAGGACAGGAGCGGTTCCTGTGCCCTCACCCCTCGGGGCCCTCCCAGGGGCAAGGGGCTGCCACATGGCCCAGTTCAAGTCTCTGTCCCCACAAGCGCTGCAGGCCTTCAAGAGGGCCAAGGATGCCTTT GAAGAGTCGCTCTTGCAGAAGGACTGGAACTGCAGCTCCCGCCTCTTCCCCAGGACCCGGGACCTGAGGCAGCTGCAG GTGTGGGAGCGCCCCGTGGCCTTGGAGGCGGAGCTGGCCCTGACACTGAACGTCCTGGAGGCCACGGCTAACTCATCCCCGGATCACATCCTGGACCAGCCCCTTCACACGCTGCACCACATCCACTCCAAGCTCCAGGCCTGC GTCCCAGCTCGGCCCACAGCAGGCCCCAGGCCCCGGGGCCGCCTCCACCACTGGCTGCACCGGCTCCAGGAGGCCCCGAAGAAG GAGTCCCGGGACTGCCTCGAAGCCTCTGTCATGTTCAACCTCTTCCGCCTCCTCACCCGGGACCTGAAATGTGTTGCCAGTGGAGACCAGTGTGTCTGA